The sequence TTACCTCGGGGCCGTTCATGGATTTCACCGGCCTGGTGGACGATCTCATGCCGGAGAAAGAGAAGGTCCGGGTTCTCGTCTCGATCTTTGGCCGCGAGACCCCGGTCGAGTTGGACTTCGGCCAGGTAGAGAAGCTGTAGGAGGCAGAGATGGCCAAGAGAATCGTGGCGATGGTCAAGCTGCAGATCCAGGCCGGGAAGGCAACGCCGGCGCCGCCGGTCGGCCCGGCGCTGGGCCAGCACGGCGTCAACATCATGGAGTTCTGCAAGTCCTACAACGAGCGGACCGCCAAGCTCACGGGGACGATTGTGCCCGTGGAGATCACCGTCTACGCGGACCGCACCTTCTCGTTCGTCACCAAGACCCCCCCGGCGTCCGTGCTGCTGCGGCAGGCCGCGGGCCTGGACAAGGGGTCCGGGCAGCCCAACAAGACCAAGGTGGGCTCCGTGACGCTCAAGCAGGTACGGGAGATCGCGGAGCGCAAGATGCCAGATCTAAACGCCGCTACGGTTGAGGCGGCGATGAGGATGATCGAGGGTACCGCCCGGTCCATGGGCATAGAGGTCGTCGGATAGGCGCAGGCACCACACGCGGGAGGGGGAACACCCCGTTCGCACCGCAGGGAGGTTTCACGATGGGACGTCACGGCAAGCGATACCTCACGGCCGCGAAGCAGGTGGAAGCCCGGCGGCTTCATACTCCTGAGGAGGCCGTCCGGCTGGCGCAGGGGACTTCCACGGCGAAGTTCGAGGAAACGATCGAGGCCCACATCCGGCTGGGTGTGGACCCGAAGCAGGCCGACCAGCAGGTGCGTGGCACCGTGGTGCTGCCCCACGGCACGGGTAAGTCGGTGCGGGTCCTGGTTTTTGCCAAGGGAGAGAAACTCCGGGAGGCCGAGGCCGCGGGCGCGGATGTTGTCGGCGCCGAGGACCTGATCGAGAAGATCCAGGGTGGGTGGCTGGAGTTCGACGTCGCGGTGGCCACCCCGGATGTCATGAGCCTGGTGAGCCGGCTGGGGCGTCTACTGGGCCCGCGGGGGCTGATGCCCAATCCCAAGGCGGGAACCGTGACGATGGATCTGGCCCGCGCCGTGCGTGAGATCAAGGCCGGCAAGATCGAGTTCCGGCTTGATAAGGCGGGTATCATTCACGTTCCTCTGGGCAAGGCCAGGTTCTCGGAGGGACAGCTGCTGGAGAACCTGTCGGCCCTGATGGACGCGGTGTCCCGGGCTCGGCCGGCCGCCGCCAAGGGGCAGTATTTGCGGTCGCTTGTGATCTCGCCCACAATGGGACCGGGGATCCGGATAGACCCGGCTAAGGCCCTGGACGTCACACGCCCGCAGTAGCGGGCGGTCAAGCGCGAGGGGCCGGTCCGGTTTGACGGTGGTTCGGGTCCGTGCTACAATCGCGCGGGCTTTGAGATCGGTGGCGCTGTGCGACATCCTCGCACAGCGGGAAGCGAATACAGGGCCGCCCATGGGCGGCCGCGCACCAAAGACAGCAGGTGCCCGCCCTGCGGGCCTAAGGACACAGGTCGCCTGCCGAGGAGCGGATCGGGTGTGGACCCGTCTGCCTGCGGCGGGTCCATTATGTTGCAGGAGGGTGAGGGCCCGATGGCTCGACCCGAGAAGGTTGAAGAGGTCACACAGCTCAAGGCTCGCCTGGACAGCTGCGCGGCCGTGATTCTCACGGACTTCCGGGGGCTGACCGTCAAGGAGATTACGGTGTTGCGGGGCCGGCTGCGCGATGTCGGTGCGGAGTACCGGGTAGTGAAGAACCGCCTCCTTCGAATTGCCGCCGGCGCGGCCGGCATCGAAGGCCTGGAGCGGCAGCTGGAAGGGCCTACCGCGGCCGCCTTCGTCTCAGGCGATCCAGTGCCGGTCGCCAGGGTGATCCAGGAGTTCGTCCGGCAGTCCCGCAAGTTGACGATCAAAGGGGGTATCTTGGCCGGCGCCGTCATTGATGACGCCCAGGCGAGGGTTCTTGCCGATCTCCCGGGCCGCACGGAGCTCCTTGCCCAGGTCGTGAGCGGCATCGCGGCACCCCTGAGCGGCCTGGCCGGGGTTCTGACCGGGCTTCCGCGTAAGCTCGTCCGCGCACTAGACCAGATTCGAGAACAGCGTGCCGCGGCCTAGCCGGCGCGTCGAGAGTTAGTCGCCAGAGCAAGCTTATACTGAACGAAACCGACGGGAGGGACGACCGTGGCAGCGAAGCTTGGCAAGGAAGAGATCATCGAGGCGATCAGCGGTCTTACGGTGCTCGATTTGGCCGAACTGGTCAAGGCGCTCGAGGAGAAGTTCGGCGTTTCTGCGGCAGCACCGGTTGCCATCGCAGCGGTGCCGGGGGCGTCGGCGGCTGCCTCGGCGGCTGAGGAGCAGACCGAGTTCGACGCGATCCTGGCGGTCGTGGGCGAGAAGAAGATCCAGGTGATCAAGGTCGTGCGTGAACTCACCGGGTTGGGCCTCAAGGAGGCGAAGGAGTTGGTGGACGGCACGCCGAAGCCGGTCAAGGAGAAGGTCAGCCGCCAAGAGGCCGAGGCCGTCAAGACCAAGCTCGAGGCCGAGGGCGCGACAGTTACAATCAAGTAGCCGGACCACCGGCGGTACCGCACGGGCTCTTGACAGGCGCAGGGCCCGGGCGGTATCTTTGTGTGTACGGCTCTTGGGCACGACGACGGGGCGTGATGGGCACGCGAACCTGTGCAATTGACCAACGCGAAGGCGAGGCAGGGAGGACCGGCCCCGCTTTCGTGTTTCCGTGACCGTACGGCCACGCCATTCTGGTCCGCGAAGACCGAGCCTCTCTGAATTTAGGCCTAGCATTACCCACCGTGCCTCCCGGCGCGGTGCCTACTTCTCGCGGAGGTGACGCGCTCCACCGTGAAGACGAAGACCAGGCAGGAAGCAGGTAGACCAACCCGAGCCCGTTTGGTCATTGAGGGTACCCGCCAGGTGCGCCGCGGGCGTCGCACTCGGGTCAGCTTCGCGAAGTTCCCCGAGATCCTGGAGATGCCCGATCTTGTGGAGGTCCAGCGTCGCTCCTTTGACTGGTTCCTGCGCGAGGCCATCCGCGAGGTCTTCGACGAGATTTCACCGATTCAGGATTTCACGGGCAACCTCGAGCTGCACTTCGCCGTCGAGAGCGGGCGGCGCAAGCCGGCGCCGCCGGGGAGCATCTTCGACGGCGGCGGGGTGCTGGACTTCGGCGGATACCGATTCGAGCGGCTGAAGTACTCCGAGGAGGAGTGCCGGGACAGGGACTACAACTACAGCGCCTCGCTCAAGGTGAAGGTCCAGCTGATCATCAAGGAGACCGGGGAGATCAAGGAGCAGGAAGTGTTCATGGGGGACTTCCCCATGATGACCGGGCGTGGAACGTTCATCATCAACGGCGCGGAGCGGGTGGTGGTGAGCCAGCTTGTGCGCTCTCCAGGCGCCTACTTCAGCTTCGCCCCGGACAGCGCGGGCCGATCCCTTCCCGTGGCGGTCGTGATCCCGCACCGGGGAGCCTGGCTGGAGCTTGAGGTGGATGCGGGAGGGGTCGTTCACGCCCGGATTGACCGCACGCGGAAGCTGCCGGCGACGGCGCTGCTCCGGGCCGTGGGATACGAGACCGACGAGAAACTGCACAAGCTCTATGGCGACGACCGGTTCCTGCAGGCCACGCTGGAGAAGGACCCCACGCGCTCGCGCGAAGAGGCGCTGATCGAGATCTACCGGCGGTTGCGCCCCGGAGACCCGCCGACGGTGGAGAGCGCGCGGACGCTGCTTCAGACGCTGTTCTTCGAGCCGCGCCGTTACGATCTGGGCCGGGTCGGCCGCCACAAGCTCAACAAGAAGCTCGGCCTCCGGGTGGACGCCGGTCAGCGCATCCTGACCCCGGAGGACATCGTCGAGATCATCCGATACCTCATGCGTCTGGCCGCCGGCGACGGCGAAGCCGTCGTGGACGATATTGACCACCTCGGCAACCGACGGGTTCGGTCGGTGGGCGAGCTGCTTCAGAACCAGTTCCGCATTGGCATGCTGAGGATGGAGCGCGTCATCCGCGAGAGGATGACGATCCAGGATCCTGGGCAGGTCACCGCCCAGCAGTTGATAAACATCCGCCCGGTGGTGGCTGCGATCAAGGAGTTCTTCGGCTCCAGCCAACTCTCGCAGTTCATGGACCAGCCGAACCCGCTGGCGGAGCTGACGCACAAGCGCCGGCTGTCGGCACTTGGCCCGGGCGGGCTCTCCCGGGAGCGCGCGGGCTTCGAGGTCCGCGACGTGCACACTTCCCACTACGGCCGCATGTGCCCCATCGAGACGCCGGAGGGCCCGAATATCGGGTTGATCTCGTCGCTGGCGACCTTCGCCGCGGTCAACGACCTGGGGTTCATCGAGACTCCCTACCGAGAGGTGAAGGACGGCGTTGTCAGCCGGCGGCTTCGCTTCCTTACCGCCGACGTTGAGGAGCAGCACGTGATCGCTCAGGCCAACGCGCTTCTCGACGAGCGGAGCCGGCTGGTCGGTCCCCGCGTGACCGTCCGCCAGGGTCCGGAGGTCAAGCTGGTGCGGCCCGAGGACGTGGACTTCATGGACGTCTCGCCCAAGCAGATCGTCTCGGTGGCGACCGCGCTGATTCCGTTCCTCGAGCACGACGACGCCAACCGCGCGCTGATGGGATCCAACATGCAGCGCCAGGCGGTGCCCCTGGTGCAGAACGAGGCGCCCAGGGTGGGCACGGGCGTTGAGTACCGGGCCGCGATTGACAGCGGCGCCGTGGTCGTCGCGCGAAGGGGCGGAGTCATCGAGGAAGTTACCGGCGAGCACGTGGCCGTTAGGGTCGGGCGTGAGGTGGACGAGTACTCGCTGATCAAGTACCAGCGCAGCAACCAGGGTACCTGCATCAACCAGGTACCCGTTGTCCGGAGCGGGGACGAGGTTGACGAGGGCGACGTGCTCGCCGACGGTCCATGCACCGACAACGGGGAGCTCGCGCTGGGGCGCAATGTGCTGGTCGCGTTCATGCCCTGGGAGGGCTACAACTACGAGGACGCGATCGTCGTGAGTGAACGGCTGGTTCGCGAGGACCTCTACACCTCGATCCACATCGAGGAGTATGAGGTGGAAGCGCGCGACACCAAGCTCGGCCCCGAGGACATCACGAGGGACATCCCCAACATAGGCGAGGAAGCGCTGCGGGACCTGGACGAGTACGGCATTATCAGAATCGGGGCAGAGGTTCGCGCCGGCGACATCCTGGTAGGCAAGGTCACGCCCAAGGGCGAGACCGAGCTGACCGCTGAGGAGCGTCTGCTCCGAGCCATCTTCGGGGAGAAGGCGCGGGAAGTGCGCGACACGTCTCTCAAGGTGCCGCACGGCGAGCGCGGGAAGGTAGTCTCGGTCAAGATGTTCACCCGGGAGAAGGGTGACCGCGAGGAAGGCGACGAGTTGCCGCCGGGCGTGAACAGCCTTGTGCGGGTCTACGTGGCCCAGAAGCGAAAGCTGGCCGTGGGCGACAAGATGGCCGGCCGGCACGGTAACAAAGGCGTGGTCTCGGTTATCCTCCCCGACGAGGACATGCCCCACCTGCTGGACGGGACCCCGGTTGACATCGTCCTCAACCCTCTGGGCGTGCCCTCGCGGATGAACGTGGGACAGGTTCTTGAGACGCACCTGGGGTGGTCGGCCGAGAGGCTGGGGCTCTGGGTGGAGTCGCCGGTATTTGACGGGCCCCGGGAGGCCGAGATCGGCCAGATGCTCGAGCTGGCCGGGCTTCCGCCGACCGGGAAAGTCAAGCTCCGCGATGGACAGGCCGGGGGCCTCTTCGACCAGGAGGTCACGGTGGGCTCCATCTACATTATGAAGCTGCTGCACCTGGTTGAGGACAAGATCCACGCGCGCAGCACCGGACCCTACAGCCTCATCACCCAGCAGCCGCTGGGCGGGAAGGCCCAGTTCGGCGGGCAGCGGTTTGGGGAGATGGAGGTATGGGCGCTCGAGGCCTACGGTGCCGCTTTCACCCTCCAGGAACTGCTTACCGTGAAGTCCGACGATGTCGTGGGACGGGTCAAGACCTACGAGGCGATCGTCAAGGGAGAGAACATCCAGGAGCCGGGCGTGCCGGAGTCGTTCAAGGTGCTCCTCAAGGAGATGCAGGCGCTCTGCCTGGACGTCAAGGTGCTCAGCGAGGACAAGAAGGAGATCGAGCTCAAGGAAATCGAGGAAGACATCACGGAAACCGCGCGGGCGCTGGGCATTAATCTGGAAGGCGAAGAAGCCCTGGTGGAGGACTACTAGGCGATGCAGGACGTAAACAACTTCGACGCGGTAAAGGTCGGGCTGGCATCCCCCGAGGTTATCCGGAGCTGGTCGCACGGCGAGGTGCGGAAGCCGGAGACGATCAACTATCGGACGCTGAAACCCGAGCGGGACGGCCTGTTTTGCGAACGCATCTTCGGTCCGACGAAGGACTGGGAGTGTCACTGCGGCAAGTACAAGCGGATCCGATTCAAGGGGATCGTTTGCGACCGCTGCGGCGTTGAGGTCACCCGGGCCAAAGTGCGGCGCGAGCGCATGGGGCACATAGAGCTGGCCGCGCCGGTGTGCCACATCTGGTACCTCAAGGGCGTCCCGAGCCGGATCGGGCTGTTGCTTGACGTGTCCCCCCGGGCGTTGGAGCGCGTGGTGTACTTTGCCGCCTACATGGTGGTGGATCCTGGGACCGCGCCGCTCCAGAAGCGTCAGCTGCTCTCCGAGAGCGACTACCGCGACATGCGCGAGAAGTACGGGAACGCGTTTCGCGCGAGCATGGGCGCCGAGGCGATCAGAGAGCTGTTTGACGAGATGGACATCGAGAAGCTGAGCCGCCAGCTTCGCGCCGACCTCAAGACCGCCACAGGTCAGAAGCGGTTGAAGGTCCTCAAGCGGCTGGAGGTCGTGGAGGCTTTTCGCAAGAGCGGCCAGCAGCCCCACTGGATGATCCTCGGCGTCGTCCCGGTCATCCCGCCTGATCTGCGCCCAATGGTGCAGCTCGACGGCGGCCGTTTCGCCACCAGCGACCTCAACGATCTCTATCGCCGCGTCATCAACCGCAACAACCGGCTCAAGCGGCTGCTGGACCTGGGCGCGCCGGAGATCATCGTGCGCAACGAAAAGCGGATGCTGCAGGAGGCCGTTGACGCGCTGATCGACAACGGCCGCCGCGGACGGCCGGTAACCGGGCCGAACAACCGGCCTCTTAAGTCGCTGTCCGACATGCTCAAGGGCAAGCAGGGGCGCTTCCGGCAGAACCTGCTGGGCAAGCGAGTGGACTACTCCGGCCGTTCCGTGATCGTGGTCGGCCCGCGCCTCAAGCTCTACCAGTGCGGCCTGCCCAAAGAGATGGCGCTGGAGCTCTTCAAGCCATTCGTCATGAAGAAGCTGGTGGACCGCAACCTGTCTCAGAACATCAAGAGCGCCAAGCGCATGGTGGAGCGCGCGCGCCCCGAGGTCTGGGACGTCCTGGAGGAGGTCGTGCGGGAACACCCGGTGCTGCTCAACCGCGCGCCCACGCTCCATCGGTTGGGGATCCAGGCGTTCGAGCCGGTCCTGATCGAAGGGAAGGCGATCCAGGTCCACCCGCTCGTCTGCACCGCCTACAACGCCGACTTCGACGGCGACCAGATGGCGGTGCACGTGCCGCTTTCCGCCGCATCGCAGGCCGAGGCCCGCCTGCTGATGCTCTCGGCCCACAATATCCTCTCGCCGGCCTACGGGAAGGCCATCACCAGCCCGACCCGCGACATAGTCTTCGGCTGCTACTACCTGACGATGGACGATCCCGCCGACAAGGATAAGCTCGAGAAGGACCTTAAGGCCTTCTCCTCACCCAGCGAGGTGGTTCTGGCGCTGGAGAGCGAAACACTGGGTCTCCACTCCCGGATCAGGGTTCGCTACCGGGACCCGGAGCTGATCGTCACCACGGCGGGACGCGTGATCTTCAACGAGGCGATTCCCGAGGAGCTGCGCTTCGTCAACGACGTGTGCGACCGCAAGGTTCTCTCCCAGATCGTGTCGGAGTCCTACAACCGGCTGGGCTCGACGAAGACCGTGCACCTTCTCGATGCGCTCAAGGACCTGGGCTTCAAGTACGCCACCCGCAGCGGATCGGGTATCGCAATTTCAGACATCGTAATCCCCGACGCGAAGAAGAAGGTGCTGGCGGAGGCGGACAAACGCATCGATGCCATTGAACAGCAGTACCGTAAGGGCCTCATCACGGACGGCGAACGGTACCAGCGGGCGATTGACGTCTGGACGAAGGCCACTGAGGAAATCACGGACGCGATGCTCGAGCAGTTCGAGCCGTTCAACCCGCTGTACATGATGGCGCTCTCCGGCGCGCGCGGCAACATCCAGCAGATCCGCCAGCTCGCCGGCATGCGCGGCCTGATGACCGACCCCAGCGGCCGGATCATCGAGTTGCCCATCAAGGCCAACTTCCGCGAGGGGCTGACGGTCCTGGAGTACTTCATATCGACCCACGGGCAGCGTAAGGGCCTGGCCGACACCGCCATCCGGACCTCCGAGTCCGGGTACCTAACCCGCCGGCTGGTGGACGTGGCCCAGGATGTCATCATCCGCGAGGTGGACTGCAAGACGACTGAGGGCGTGGCCATGACGGCCGTCAAGGAGGGTAACGACGTCGTCGTGCCGCTGCGCGAGCGGATCGTGGGCAGGACCCTGGCCGAGGACGCTGGGGCGCCGCGCCGCAAGCCGCTGCTGGAGGCCGGTGCGGAGGTTGACGAGGAGGCTGCGGAGCGGATCGAGGAGGCGGGGCTGGACCAGGTAGTGGTTCGCTCGGTGCTTACCTGCAAGAGCCGCTACGGGGTCTGCGCCAAGTGCTACGGCCGCAACCTTGCCACGGGCAAGGCGGTTGAGATCGGTGAGGCCGTTGGGATCATTGCCGCGCAGTCCATCGGCGAGCCGGGCACCCAGCTGACGATGCGCACGTTCCACACCGGCGGGATCGCGGGCTTCGACATCACCCAGGGGTTGCCCCGGGTCGAGGAGCTGTTCGAAGCGCGCAAGCCCAAGGGCCAGGCCATAGTCGCCGAGATCGGGGGGACCGCGGCGGTCAGCGAGTCCCGCGGTGTGCGGCGCCTGACCATCACCAGCAAGAACGACGAGCGGTCCTATGCAGTGCCGTTGGGCATCCGTCTGCGGGTGGCCGCCGGCGATCAGGTGGAGCCGGGCGACCAGCTTACCGAGGGTTCGGCCAACCCGCATGACATCCTCCGCATCAAGGGTCTCCAGGATCTGCAGGGCTACCTGGTCCAGGAGATCCAGTCCGTCTACCGGTCGCAGGGCGTGGACATCAACGACAAACACATCGAGATTATCGCCCGTCAGATGCTGCGCAAGGTGA comes from bacterium and encodes:
- the rplJ gene encoding 50S ribosomal protein L10, yielding MARPEKVEEVTQLKARLDSCAAVILTDFRGLTVKEITVLRGRLRDVGAEYRVVKNRLLRIAAGAAGIEGLERQLEGPTAAAFVSGDPVPVARVIQEFVRQSRKLTIKGGILAGAVIDDAQARVLADLPGRTELLAQVVSGIAAPLSGLAGVLTGLPRKLVRALDQIREQRAAA
- the rplL gene encoding 50S ribosomal protein L7/L12; this translates as MAAKLGKEEIIEAISGLTVLDLAELVKALEEKFGVSAAAPVAIAAVPGASAAASAAEEQTEFDAILAVVGEKKIQVIKVVRELTGLGLKEAKELVDGTPKPVKEKVSRQEAEAVKTKLEAEGATVTIK
- the rpoB gene encoding DNA-directed RNA polymerase subunit beta translates to MEGTRQVRRGRRTRVSFAKFPEILEMPDLVEVQRRSFDWFLREAIREVFDEISPIQDFTGNLELHFAVESGRRKPAPPGSIFDGGGVLDFGGYRFERLKYSEEECRDRDYNYSASLKVKVQLIIKETGEIKEQEVFMGDFPMMTGRGTFIINGAERVVVSQLVRSPGAYFSFAPDSAGRSLPVAVVIPHRGAWLELEVDAGGVVHARIDRTRKLPATALLRAVGYETDEKLHKLYGDDRFLQATLEKDPTRSREEALIEIYRRLRPGDPPTVESARTLLQTLFFEPRRYDLGRVGRHKLNKKLGLRVDAGQRILTPEDIVEIIRYLMRLAAGDGEAVVDDIDHLGNRRVRSVGELLQNQFRIGMLRMERVIRERMTIQDPGQVTAQQLINIRPVVAAIKEFFGSSQLSQFMDQPNPLAELTHKRRLSALGPGGLSRERAGFEVRDVHTSHYGRMCPIETPEGPNIGLISSLATFAAVNDLGFIETPYREVKDGVVSRRLRFLTADVEEQHVIAQANALLDERSRLVGPRVTVRQGPEVKLVRPEDVDFMDVSPKQIVSVATALIPFLEHDDANRALMGSNMQRQAVPLVQNEAPRVGTGVEYRAAIDSGAVVVARRGGVIEEVTGEHVAVRVGREVDEYSLIKYQRSNQGTCINQVPVVRSGDEVDEGDVLADGPCTDNGELALGRNVLVAFMPWEGYNYEDAIVVSERLVREDLYTSIHIEEYEVEARDTKLGPEDITRDIPNIGEEALRDLDEYGIIRIGAEVRAGDILVGKVTPKGETELTAEERLLRAIFGEKAREVRDTSLKVPHGERGKVVSVKMFTREKGDREEGDELPPGVNSLVRVYVAQKRKLAVGDKMAGRHGNKGVVSVILPDEDMPHLLDGTPVDIVLNPLGVPSRMNVGQVLETHLGWSAERLGLWVESPVFDGPREAEIGQMLELAGLPPTGKVKLRDGQAGGLFDQEVTVGSIYIMKLLHLVEDKIHARSTGPYSLITQQPLGGKAQFGGQRFGEMEVWALEAYGAAFTLQELLTVKSDDVVGRVKTYEAIVKGENIQEPGVPESFKVLLKEMQALCLDVKVLSEDKKEIELKEIEEDITETARALGINLEGEEALVEDY
- the rplA gene encoding 50S ribosomal protein L1, giving the protein MGRHGKRYLTAAKQVEARRLHTPEEAVRLAQGTSTAKFEETIEAHIRLGVDPKQADQQVRGTVVLPHGTGKSVRVLVFAKGEKLREAEAAGADVVGAEDLIEKIQGGWLEFDVAVATPDVMSLVSRLGRLLGPRGLMPNPKAGTVTMDLARAVREIKAGKIEFRLDKAGIIHVPLGKARFSEGQLLENLSALMDAVSRARPAAAKGQYLRSLVISPTMGPGIRIDPAKALDVTRPQ
- the rplK gene encoding 50S ribosomal protein L11; amino-acid sequence: MAKRIVAMVKLQIQAGKATPAPPVGPALGQHGVNIMEFCKSYNERTAKLTGTIVPVEITVYADRTFSFVTKTPPASVLLRQAAGLDKGSGQPNKTKVGSVTLKQVREIAERKMPDLNAATVEAAMRMIEGTARSMGIEVVG
- the rpoC gene encoding DNA-directed RNA polymerase subunit beta'; translated protein: MQDVNNFDAVKVGLASPEVIRSWSHGEVRKPETINYRTLKPERDGLFCERIFGPTKDWECHCGKYKRIRFKGIVCDRCGVEVTRAKVRRERMGHIELAAPVCHIWYLKGVPSRIGLLLDVSPRALERVVYFAAYMVVDPGTAPLQKRQLLSESDYRDMREKYGNAFRASMGAEAIRELFDEMDIEKLSRQLRADLKTATGQKRLKVLKRLEVVEAFRKSGQQPHWMILGVVPVIPPDLRPMVQLDGGRFATSDLNDLYRRVINRNNRLKRLLDLGAPEIIVRNEKRMLQEAVDALIDNGRRGRPVTGPNNRPLKSLSDMLKGKQGRFRQNLLGKRVDYSGRSVIVVGPRLKLYQCGLPKEMALELFKPFVMKKLVDRNLSQNIKSAKRMVERARPEVWDVLEEVVREHPVLLNRAPTLHRLGIQAFEPVLIEGKAIQVHPLVCTAYNADFDGDQMAVHVPLSAASQAEARLLMLSAHNILSPAYGKAITSPTRDIVFGCYYLTMDDPADKDKLEKDLKAFSSPSEVVLALESETLGLHSRIRVRYRDPELIVTTAGRVIFNEAIPEELRFVNDVCDRKVLSQIVSESYNRLGSTKTVHLLDALKDLGFKYATRSGSGIAISDIVIPDAKKKVLAEADKRIDAIEQQYRKGLITDGERYQRAIDVWTKATEEITDAMLEQFEPFNPLYMMALSGARGNIQQIRQLAGMRGLMTDPSGRIIELPIKANFREGLTVLEYFISTHGQRKGLADTAIRTSESGYLTRRLVDVAQDVIIREVDCKTTEGVAMTAVKEGNDVVVPLRERIVGRTLAEDAGAPRRKPLLEAGAEVDEEAAERIEEAGLDQVVVRSVLTCKSRYGVCAKCYGRNLATGKAVEIGEAVGIIAAQSIGEPGTQLTMRTFHTGGIAGFDITQGLPRVEELFEARKPKGQAIVAEIGGTAAVSESRGVRRLTITSKNDERSYAVPLGIRLRVAAGDQVEPGDQLTEGSANPHDILRIKGLQDLQGYLVQEIQSVYRSQGVDINDKHIEIIARQMLRKVKVDEEGDTEFLPAELVDRFAFAEENARVMATGGEPAKARPALLGITKASLATESFLSAASFQETARVLTDAATRGKVDPLIGLKENVIIGKLIPAGTGMARYRQLKVHAEL